A genomic segment from Bacteroidales bacterium encodes:
- a CDS encoding NifU family protein, whose protein sequence is MVNQEMQAKVEKAIEQIKPYLQADGGDIKFVEITDDLIVKVELQGACGCCPMSTVTLKKGVEEAVKKAVPEIKSVEAI, encoded by the coding sequence ATGGTAAACCAAGAAATGCAAGCAAAAGTAGAAAAGGCAATTGAACAGATTAAGCCATATCTTCAGGCAGACGGAGGAGATATTAAATTTGTAGAAATAACCGACGATTTAATTGTTAAGGTTGAACTACAGGGAGCATGCGGATGTTGCCCTATGAGCACGGTAACATTAAAAAAAGGAGTTGAAGAAGCCGTTAAGAAAGCTGTTCCCGAAATAAAATCGGTGGAAGCAATTTAA
- a CDS encoding oligopeptide transporter, OPT family has product MSEQITETKSLPENAYRELNAGEEYKPVMPSGSIFPEITAWSVGMGLLMAVIFSAAAAYSGLKIGQVFEAAIPISIIAVGASAAAKRKDALGQNIIIQSIGACSGVIVAGAVFTIPGLYILQAKYPEIEINFWQIFFSSLLGGFLGILFLIPFRKYFVKDMHGKLPFPEATATTEILMTGEKGGSGAKLLIVSGLIGGIFDFCFSAFKLWSEEITTRIIPLGEILATKVKMVFKFNVSALIFSFGYLIGLRYALIITVGSLLSWLVLIPLINEVGNIAATIGGGANPFDALTAEQIFKSYVRPIGIGAIAMAGIIGIIKSSGVIGSAFKLAFGIGAKNQSEVKVERTQKDLKMSFVMLLILFTLIAVFLFLIFGVKITLVQAIVALITVLIISFLFTTVAANAIAIVGTNPVSGMTLMTLILSSVVLVSVGLKGWQGMVSSLIIGGIVCTALSMAGGFITDLKVGYWLGTTPVKQQSFKFLGTLVSAATVGIVIFILNQAYGFTQSTGHPNPMTAPQANAMAAIIEPLMSGTGVSWVLLGVGAIISVLVNWLGISPLAFALGMFIPLPLNTPLVVGGLLNNWFTKSTKNEKLANSRVQRGILIASGFIAGAALFGVIGAFIIFFTGDNEAVNLKVWSNENSIGAQITALLAFIGLVSYFVWESFRAKEE; this is encoded by the coding sequence ATGTCGGAACAAATTACAGAAACAAAAAGTTTACCTGAAAATGCCTACAGAGAGCTTAATGCGGGTGAAGAATATAAACCTGTTATGCCTTCGGGTTCAATATTTCCCGAAATTACTGCATGGTCGGTAGGAATGGGCTTGCTGATGGCAGTTATATTTTCGGCTGCTGCTGCCTATTCCGGATTAAAGATAGGTCAGGTATTTGAAGCAGCTATACCAATTTCAATTATTGCAGTGGGAGCTTCTGCGGCAGCTAAAAGAAAAGATGCACTCGGGCAGAATATAATCATTCAGTCCATTGGTGCATGTTCGGGAGTTATTGTTGCGGGTGCAGTATTCACCATTCCGGGGCTATATATCCTGCAGGCAAAATATCCTGAAATCGAAATAAATTTCTGGCAAATATTTTTCTCATCTTTATTGGGAGGTTTTCTGGGGATATTATTTCTTATTCCTTTCCGCAAATATTTTGTGAAAGACATGCACGGCAAGCTTCCTTTTCCTGAAGCAACAGCCACAACAGAAATATTAATGACGGGTGAAAAAGGAGGAAGCGGAGCAAAATTACTAATTGTAAGCGGTTTAATCGGCGGTATTTTCGACTTCTGTTTTTCTGCTTTCAAACTTTGGAGTGAAGAAATTACTACACGTATAATACCTTTAGGAGAAATACTCGCCACAAAAGTAAAAATGGTTTTTAAATTCAATGTGAGCGCATTGATTTTCAGTTTTGGTTACCTAATAGGATTAAGATATGCACTAATCATTACTGTTGGTTCTTTATTATCATGGCTTGTGTTAATTCCATTAATTAACGAAGTTGGAAATATTGCGGCAACTATAGGCGGAGGTGCAAATCCATTTGATGCATTAACAGCAGAACAGATATTTAAATCTTATGTTCGCCCAATCGGAATAGGTGCAATTGCTATGGCTGGAATAATCGGCATCATAAAATCATCAGGGGTAATAGGCAGTGCATTTAAACTTGCTTTTGGTATCGGAGCAAAAAATCAATCGGAAGTTAAAGTGGAAAGAACACAGAAAGACCTGAAAATGTCATTTGTAATGTTGCTGATACTTTTTACACTTATTGCCGTTTTCTTATTTCTAATCTTCGGAGTTAAAATTACACTTGTGCAGGCAATTGTGGCTCTTATAACAGTACTTATTATTTCATTCCTGTTTACAACTGTTGCTGCAAATGCCATTGCTATCGTAGGGACAAATCCTGTTTCGGGAATGACTTTGATGACACTTATTCTATCTTCAGTAGTTCTTGTATCTGTTGGTTTAAAAGGATGGCAGGGAATGGTCAGTTCATTAATAATCGGAGGTATCGTTTGTACGGCGCTTTCTATGGCAGGTGGTTTCATTACTGACTTAAAAGTAGGTTACTGGCTGGGAACAACACCTGTAAAACAGCAATCATTCAAATTTCTGGGAACTTTAGTTTCTGCGGCAACTGTAGGCATAGTTATTTTTATTCTGAATCAGGCATATGGCTTTACTCAATCAACCGGACATCCAAATCCAATGACAGCACCTCAGGCAAATGCTATGGCTGCCATCATTGAACCTTTAATGTCGGGAACAGGCGTTAGCTGGGTATTGCTTGGTGTTGGAGCTATTATTTCTGTTCTGGTAAACTGGCTGGGTATTTCTCCACTTGCATTTGCATTGGGTATGTTTATTCCGCTTCCGTTGAACACTCCTCTTGTTGTCGGAGGGTTGCTTAATAATTGGTTTACCAAGAGCACCAAAAACGAAAAACTTGCCAACTCACGTGTACAAAGAGGAATATTAATTGCCTCGGGCTTTATTGCAGGTGCTGCATTATTTGGTGTTATTGGTGCATTTATAATATTCTTCACTGGAGATAACGAAGCAGTTAATCTTAAAGTATGGAGTAATGAAAACTCAATAGGTGCCCAGATAACAGCATTGCTGGCATTCATCGGACTTGTATCGTATTTTGTTTGGGAATCATTCAGAGCAAAAGAAGAATAA
- a CDS encoding zinc-dependent peptidase, which yields MEIIVYVIIFLFFLLIKFNKIIIRIIFQKRLCEEDEDFILRKYKYYRNLPKILQKKFSRRVREFIEKKNFEGRKELEVTNEMKLQISATAIMLTFGFEKDYLLSGLETIIIYPEDFFSNSTKTYNKGETNMDGVVVFSWKDFLDGFKDEHDNINLGLHELAHAFVLENKYIETLSECFDINYERLGEMMVESNLIEKTKELKFFREYAYANKMEFIACAIETFFESPEVFKKELPELYNVIAGMLNQDVNKKIYEEVDLI from the coding sequence ATGGAAATTATAGTTTATGTAATAATTTTTTTATTTTTTCTTTTGATAAAATTTAATAAAATTATTATACGAATTATATTTCAGAAACGACTATGTGAAGAAGATGAAGATTTTATTTTAAGAAAGTATAAATATTACAGGAATTTACCGAAAATATTACAAAAAAAATTCAGCAGAAGAGTACGTGAATTTATCGAAAAAAAGAATTTTGAAGGACGAAAAGAACTGGAAGTTACAAACGAAATGAAGCTTCAGATTTCGGCAACAGCAATAATGTTGACATTCGGATTTGAAAAAGATTATTTGTTAAGCGGACTTGAAACAATAATAATTTATCCCGAAGATTTTTTTTCGAATTCAACAAAAACATATAATAAAGGTGAAACAAACATGGATGGTGTAGTTGTTTTCTCGTGGAAAGATTTTCTTGATGGATTTAAAGATGAACACGACAATATAAATTTGGGACTTCATGAACTTGCTCATGCTTTTGTTTTAGAAAATAAGTATATAGAAACTTTAAGCGAATGTTTTGATATAAATTATGAACGTCTTGGAGAAATGATGGTAGAAAGCAATTTAATTGAAAAGACGAAAGAATTAAAATTTTTCAGAGAATATGCTTACGCAAATAAAATGGAATTTATTGCATGTGCTATCGAAACTTTTTTTGAATCACCAGAAGTTTTCAAAAAAGAATTGCCGGAGCTATACAATGTAATTGCCGGCATGCTGAATCAGGATGTCAATAAAAAAATATATGAAGAAGTTGATTTGATTTGA
- a CDS encoding T9SS type A sorting domain-containing protein, protein MKTKLKIAGSIILFFLVVSLSLKGQVSDKTGQIIKPKIFDQYGKTYNVEDVIIKRTRADIVVTAGFFELTFVDPLQLPNIGFFDASSGTARRNVVRQVFTDLSQLIVRPTVATSLVKIQVLSQNNPTSWAIGSGQSLLAQLNDNSGIIDAAVWKTITGGADAFAQFGQLLYGDPSMVFYHGILTLNFRTDWNFNTNLSIYPVAAQFDLYSITLHEAMHMLGIGSYITSTGASWFAPKNYYSRWDMHLRRNTPTQSMLLSTNNCYIQSFIANTGDLSSGCQNIRFVGIGGLDLPVLATGGCTDGSSLSHFDRNCTPNPNYIMQPNISAGENPARRSPVQEEVNVLCELDYQTSGTYGTTSSGLGIYHTFTTCGERIAGVNDFGYSTNYKVPITISNVLNNDNNGTILPARFECLEIITSGAGNNTNLSATQGISFTYTPPTGFAGNAILRYIPVNTSGSKRGNITYIVIYVNPPQFDCNPNQCNLVCNGDFTGFLVGMPSPSMDPYSNFRITDPLGNSPGIENFNGNQYCSISSYSHFEGIVYHLIRPIAPGCTTTIKFKASRNYNGGINGNIILRILGSFNPPCVPNTLNNTDCAGGGGACTAYTHTCMANVTLTNDATGSWPSITNPNFIAFTRTYVNNTGSDINYIMFTGAEHATGFILIDDIDVRSNCEKPLTITSTVTSPNSCSGGTVSINYQICSNTNNANPITLQVAALPTGLSFASGGNFNSSGQCVIPANGLYGTIDETFCTNLVLNLNISPNTSGGPINVTLNAVSNNACFNSNTNSNVTTITLSPKPCVSLMGSYSPGRCAGSCSNISAFCSSFICSGNYTCNYTYKWSTGAVSYSINVCPTITTNYTLTVTTAQGCTASTGMTIFRNPKPEVSVSGVPTCDGCNYTASPSNGSSPYTYLWSNGAITQTTYSPNANGCPNVVVTDANGCTGSPYFYPICTGYPCKGSHLSGITENTESVAFNIYPNPTNDNITIESENITGNDIYFEIYGLLGNKVANYKLTDSKTTVSVKDLDAGIYLYKVVVNKVPIKTEKLIITK, encoded by the coding sequence ATGAAAACAAAATTAAAAATTGCAGGAAGCATTATTTTATTCTTCCTGGTGGTATCCCTAAGTTTAAAGGGACAGGTATCAGACAAAACAGGTCAAATCATTAAACCCAAAATATTTGACCAGTATGGAAAAACCTATAACGTAGAAGATGTTATTATTAAGAGAACGAGAGCGGACATTGTCGTTACAGCAGGTTTTTTTGAACTGACATTTGTTGACCCTCTCCAATTACCAAACATTGGTTTTTTTGATGCAAGTAGCGGAACTGCAAGAAGAAATGTAGTGCGGCAAGTTTTTACCGATTTATCGCAATTAATAGTTAGACCAACTGTGGCAACAAGTTTAGTTAAAATACAAGTTTTATCTCAAAATAACCCAACTTCATGGGCGATTGGTTCAGGACAATCACTTCTTGCCCAACTAAATGATAATAGTGGAATAATAGATGCTGCTGTTTGGAAAACAATTACTGGCGGAGCAGATGCTTTTGCACAATTTGGTCAATTATTATATGGCGACCCTAGTATGGTATTTTATCATGGCATATTAACGTTAAACTTCAGAACAGATTGGAATTTCAATACAAATTTATCTATTTATCCTGTAGCAGCCCAATTTGATTTATATTCAATAACATTGCACGAAGCAATGCATATGCTTGGTATTGGATCTTATATTACTTCAACAGGTGCATCTTGGTTTGCACCAAAAAATTATTATTCAAGATGGGATATGCATTTGAGAAGAAATACTCCAACACAATCAATGCTATTATCAACAAATAATTGTTATATTCAGTCGTTTATTGCGAATACAGGTGATTTATCAAGCGGTTGTCAGAATATAAGATTTGTTGGAATTGGAGGATTAGACTTGCCAGTATTGGCAACAGGTGGATGCACTGACGGTTCTTCATTAAGTCATTTCGATAGAAACTGTACGCCTAATCCGAATTATATTATGCAACCCAACATATCAGCGGGAGAAAATCCGGCAAGAAGAAGTCCTGTGCAAGAAGAAGTAAATGTTTTATGCGAATTGGATTACCAGACAAGCGGAACTTATGGTACCACAAGCTCAGGTTTGGGAATTTACCATACTTTTACAACTTGCGGTGAAAGAATTGCTGGAGTTAATGATTTTGGTTATTCTACAAATTACAAAGTACCTATTACAATAAGCAATGTTTTAAACAATGATAATAATGGAACCATATTACCTGCACGTTTTGAGTGTTTGGAAATAATTACTTCGGGAGCCGGCAATAACACTAATTTATCAGCAACACAAGGGATATCATTTACATACACTCCCCCAACAGGTTTTGCGGGAAACGCTATTTTGCGTTATATTCCTGTAAACACAAGTGGTAGTAAAAGAGGAAATATTACTTATATTGTAATTTATGTAAATCCACCACAATTTGATTGCAACCCAAATCAATGCAATCTTGTTTGTAATGGTGATTTTACAGGTTTTTTGGTAGGAATGCCCAGCCCATCAATGGATCCATATAGCAATTTTAGAATTACAGACCCTTTAGGTAATTCTCCTGGTATTGAAAACTTTAATGGCAATCAATATTGTTCTATTTCTTCTTATTCTCATTTTGAAGGTATAGTTTATCATTTAATAAGACCAATAGCACCCGGATGTACAACAACTATCAAATTTAAAGCATCAAGAAATTATAATGGCGGAATAAATGGAAATATAATATTGCGAATACTTGGCTCATTTAATCCTCCTTGTGTTCCAAACACATTAAATAATACAGATTGCGCCGGAGGTGGTGGGGCATGCACAGCATATACACATACATGTATGGCAAATGTTACGTTAACCAATGATGCAACAGGTTCTTGGCCCAGTATTACTAATCCAAATTTTATTGCATTTACACGTACTTATGTTAATAATACAGGAAGCGACATAAATTATATTATGTTTACAGGTGCAGAACATGCAACAGGTTTTATCTTAATAGATGACATAGATGTTCGCTCTAATTGCGAAAAGCCATTAACTATTACATCAACCGTAACTTCACCAAATTCATGTTCTGGTGGTACTGTTAGTATAAATTATCAGATATGCTCAAACACAAATAATGCAAATCCTATTACTTTACAAGTAGCTGCTTTGCCTACAGGATTGAGTTTTGCAAGTGGTGGAAATTTTAATTCTTCGGGACAATGCGTAATTCCTGCAAACGGATTATATGGAACAATTGATGAAACATTTTGTACAAATTTGGTATTGAATCTTAACATTAGTCCAAATACAAGTGGCGGTCCAATTAATGTTACACTAAATGCAGTATCAAATAATGCTTGCTTTAACTCAAATACAAATAGTAATGTAACTACAATTACATTAAGTCCAAAACCATGTGTTTCTCTGATGGGAAGCTACTCACCGGGTAGATGTGCAGGAAGTTGTTCAAATATTTCGGCTTTTTGTTCTTCTTTTATTTGTTCAGGTAATTATACTTGTAACTACACATATAAATGGAGCACTGGAGCTGTATCTTATTCAATAAATGTTTGTCCCACCATAACAACTAATTATACTTTAACAGTTACAACAGCTCAAGGTTGCACTGCATCAACCGGAATGACAATATTCAGAAATCCCAAACCCGAAGTATCTGTATCAGGTGTTCCGACATGCGATGGGTGCAATTATACTGCAAGCCCTTCTAACGGAAGCAGCCCATATACTTATCTATGGTCAAATGGAGCTATTACACAAACTACTTATTCACCAAATGCAAATGGTTGTCCTAATGTTGTTGTTACAGATGCTAATGGTTGTACGGGGTCTCCATATTTTTATCCTATTTGCACGGGGTATCCTTGTAAAGGTTCCCATTTATCAGGTATTACAGAAAACACAGAATCTGTTGCTTTCAATATTTATCCCAATCCCACAAATGACAATATAACCATTGAATCAGAAAATATCACCGGAAATGATATCTATTTTGAAATCTACGGATTGCTTGGCAACAAAGTGGCTAACTATAAATTAACTGATAGCAAAACCACTGTTTCTGTTAAAGATTTAGACGCGGGAATTTATTTGTATAAAGTTGTTGTTAACAAAGTGCCAATTAAAACGGAAAAGCTTATTATTACAAAATAA
- a CDS encoding LytTR family DNA-binding domain-containing protein, protein MLEKNRIIKAMIVDDEIHAHVNIKKLLNEYFPSIQLVAECISAKEAIKEIQRQNPDLLFLDVNMPEMTGFKMLEIIPERNFDVIFITAYDEFAIKAFKVNAIDYILKPIDSNEFITSLNKYVNNFKQNENREQFENRLLKLKENIEDKISFPTFDGKYYVMKSDIICVEAEGSYSKVILKGGENLMVSKNIKEIEELLIDKIFFRVHRSTILNINYIKTYNAKSGEICCSDNKKIYVSRRCKKDFNKLLAEFDM, encoded by the coding sequence ATGCTCGAAAAAAACAGAATAATAAAAGCCATGATTGTAGATGATGAAATTCATGCTCACGTTAATATTAAAAAATTATTAAATGAATATTTCCCAAGTATTCAATTGGTAGCTGAATGCATCTCAGCTAAAGAAGCAATAAAAGAAATTCAACGGCAAAATCCCGACCTTTTATTCCTTGATGTAAATATGCCGGAAATGACCGGTTTTAAGATGCTCGAAATCATACCAGAAAGAAATTTCGATGTGATTTTTATTACGGCTTATGATGAATTTGCCATAAAAGCATTTAAAGTAAATGCCATAGATTACATATTGAAACCAATAGATTCAAATGAATTTATTACCTCTCTGAACAAGTATGTTAATAATTTTAAACAAAACGAAAACAGAGAACAATTCGAAAATAGATTGCTAAAACTTAAAGAAAATATAGAAGATAAAATCTCCTTCCCTACGTTTGACGGCAAATATTATGTAATGAAAAGTGATATTATATGTGTTGAAGCCGAAGGAAGTTATTCCAAAGTTATACTCAAAGGTGGCGAGAACCTTATGGTCTCAAAAAATATCAAGGAAATCGAAGAATTGCTTATTGATAAAATATTTTTTCGAGTGCACAGGTCAACTATATTAAATATAAATTACATTAAAACATATAATGCTAAATCAGGTGAAATATGTTGCTCGGATAATAAAAAAATATATGTGTCACGCCGCTGCAAAAAAGACTTTAATAAATTACTTGCTGAATTTGATATGTAA
- a CDS encoding two-component regulator propeller domain-containing protein has translation MTAFNYFLFKKIFFCILFTIFIFTEASSQEPVYRKYTIENGLPSTEVYHVIQDKNGFLWFATSAGVSRYDGNKFQNFSTREGLPDNAVLELYEDYKGRIWFIPVSFKLSYFDNGKIYAYTFNDSISKYINEKNVPSALHCKFGFRVDSYDNSTICVRYHGLIEISNKGYVNKSKHSHFGTYYLPIFFKSGFEIAFNIGNIYKIHNHEIYFPEIPTSCSSNFCIENPKNQILLTICNNLHIIKNYKLIKNIDFQSKIIWLSCDRENNTWLSVYQDGLYCYKNGDMNSKPLHFFKNSSISSVLFDNENGLWLTSLNDGVYYVPSLEFKNIFIQQKGNDNKKFMLAVDEKNKIYIAEEESKLMIIDNKDTSAIKLSEYSYVPTIKYDFSNHWLLIGIDKKLFYLKNNKIEKIHSDFKDDGFSDIYSFYPDKNNSYYLSTSMGIAKIINNKCVYQSAISSEKFIFGIKTFGITKDESGNLWLATINGLWKGIEKINSATNKIFIEYKYYGDKNKLLQLRMNDICTINNKLFLATNDAGILIYSGDSIIQIDADNGLTGAQIKSLCYSNGILWAATNKGLNKIILNPKNNRSSKIFQITTLNGLISDDVNYVTVKDSVVYVGTSKGVTYFNYFKLKPNTIAPLVYINKIKINDKDTCLQNKFELTYKKNYINISFNGLAYRNSGKILYKLKMEGIDKAWIYTNSTNINYPFLPPGEYCFRVYACNEDGVWSSTPAAVTLLIKPPYWETWWFRTFIVAVLLLIITGLFMEYRRRSLLKQNMLIYQQHALTRQMNSHFIFNTLNSIQHFIMGNDKISSGLYLGKFATLMRIVLNSSRQKTVSLKSELEAIELYIELESLRFQGDIKYNIEVDSDIDAAQINIPPLLIQPIVENAIIHGLMHKQNKGFINIKVTKVNEKLICAVEDNGIGREKSMEINQGKTKTHKSLATIITNERIETINSYLKTKMFIEVTDLKDENNQPLGTRVTLNF, from the coding sequence ATGACTGCTTTCAATTATTTTTTATTCAAGAAAATTTTCTTTTGCATACTCTTTACTATATTTATCTTTACAGAAGCATCTTCACAAGAACCGGTATACCGGAAATACACAATTGAAAATGGACTGCCTTCTACGGAGGTATATCATGTAATTCAGGATAAAAATGGCTTTTTATGGTTTGCTACATCTGCAGGCGTTAGTCGTTACGACGGAAATAAATTTCAAAATTTTTCAACTCGCGAAGGATTACCTGATAACGCTGTGTTAGAATTGTATGAGGATTACAAAGGCAGGATTTGGTTTATTCCTGTTTCTTTTAAACTATCGTATTTTGATAATGGTAAAATTTACGCATACACTTTTAATGATTCCATTTCCAAATATATTAATGAAAAAAATGTGCCTTCGGCATTGCATTGCAAATTCGGCTTTCGGGTCGATTCTTATGATAATTCAACTATATGCGTTCGTTATCATGGACTAATTGAAATTTCTAATAAAGGTTATGTTAATAAAAGCAAACATTCACATTTTGGAACGTATTATCTACCAATTTTCTTTAAGTCTGGTTTTGAAATTGCTTTCAATATTGGGAATATATATAAAATACATAACCATGAAATTTATTTTCCGGAAATACCAACTTCATGTTCATCAAACTTTTGTATAGAAAATCCAAAGAATCAAATTTTATTAACAATTTGCAATAATTTGCATATTATAAAAAATTATAAATTGATTAAAAATATTGATTTTCAATCAAAAATTATATGGCTAAGCTGCGACAGAGAAAATAATACATGGCTCTCTGTTTATCAGGATGGATTGTACTGCTACAAAAACGGAGATATGAATTCAAAGCCATTGCATTTTTTTAAAAACAGTTCCATTTCATCTGTTCTCTTTGATAATGAAAACGGGCTTTGGCTTACTTCATTGAACGACGGTGTTTATTATGTTCCTTCACTTGAATTTAAAAACATTTTTATTCAACAAAAAGGCAATGATAATAAAAAATTTATGCTCGCAGTTGATGAAAAAAATAAAATTTACATTGCTGAAGAAGAAAGTAAATTGATGATTATTGATAATAAAGATACGAGTGCAATTAAGCTTAGTGAATATTCCTATGTTCCTACGATTAAATACGATTTTTCAAATCATTGGCTTTTAATAGGAATTGACAAAAAACTATTTTATTTAAAAAACAACAAAATAGAAAAAATACACAGTGATTTTAAAGATGATGGTTTTAGTGATATATATTCTTTTTATCCTGATAAAAACAATAGCTATTATTTATCTACAAGTATGGGTATAGCTAAAATTATTAACAATAAATGTGTATATCAATCCGCTATTTCAAGTGAAAAATTTATTTTCGGTATAAAAACTTTTGGTATTACAAAAGATGAAAGCGGCAACTTATGGCTCGCCACAATTAACGGTCTTTGGAAAGGAATTGAAAAAATAAATTCTGCTACAAATAAAATTTTTATCGAATACAAATACTATGGCGATAAAAATAAACTTCTGCAATTGCGCATGAATGACATCTGCACAATTAATAATAAATTATTTTTAGCTACTAATGATGCAGGAATTTTAATATATTCAGGCGATTCAATAATACAAATTGATGCCGATAATGGATTGACAGGCGCTCAGATTAAATCTTTATGTTATTCGAATGGAATTTTATGGGCAGCAACAAACAAAGGTTTGAATAAAATTATATTAAATCCGAAAAATAACAGGAGTTCGAAAATTTTCCAAATTACAACGCTTAACGGTTTAATATCCGACGATGTTAATTATGTTACTGTAAAAGATTCTGTTGTTTATGTTGGAACATCTAAAGGAGTGACATACTTTAATTATTTTAAACTTAAGCCCAATACAATTGCACCTTTGGTGTATATAAATAAAATTAAAATTAACGATAAAGACACCTGTCTTCAAAATAAATTTGAACTCACTTATAAGAAGAATTACATAAATATTTCATTCAATGGATTAGCGTACCGCAACAGCGGAAAGATACTTTATAAACTTAAAATGGAAGGAATTGACAAAGCATGGATTTATACAAATTCCACAAATATAAATTATCCTTTTCTGCCACCGGGAGAATATTGCTTTCGGGTTTATGCCTGCAACGAAGATGGCGTTTGGAGCAGCACTCCCGCTGCTGTTACTCTTCTTATTAAACCTCCTTATTGGGAAACATGGTGGTTCAGAACATTTATTGTTGCTGTTCTGTTGTTAATAATTACCGGTTTATTTATGGAATACAGGCGCAGAAGTTTATTGAAACAAAACATGCTGATATATCAGCAGCATGCTCTCACACGTCAGATGAATTCACATTTTATTTTCAATACACTAAATTCAATACAACATTTTATCATGGGAAATGATAAAATTTCATCAGGTTTGTATCTCGGCAAATTTGCCACTTTGATGCGTATTGTGCTGAATAGCTCAAGACAAAAAACAGTTTCATTAAAAAGCGAGCTCGAAGCAATTGAATTATATATTGAACTTGAATCGCTGAGGTTTCAGGGTGATATCAAATATAATATTGAAGTTGACAGTGATATTGATGCGGCACAAATAAACATTCCTCCTTTGCTTATTCAACCCATTGTTGAAAATGCCATTATTCATGGATTGATGCATAAACAAAACAAAGGGTTTATAAATATTAAAGTTACAAAAGTCAACGAGAAATTAATTTGCGCGGTTGAAGACAACGGCATTGGAAGGGAAAAGTCAATGGAAATAAATCAGGGAAAAACAAAAACACATAAATCTCTGGCTACAATAATTACTAACGAAAGAATAGAAACAATAAACTCGTATCTTAAAACCAAAATGTTTATTGAAGTAACAGATTTAAAAGATGAAAACAACCAACCTTTGGGTACAAGGGTAACTCTCAATTTTTAA